The Candidozyma auris chromosome 1, complete sequence genome includes a region encoding these proteins:
- the GSL2 gene encoding Gsl2p: MSHDHSFPKAQRLKEFVGKQFKIGRLHGFAGNFTASALERLRQSPMVADITPDVEIQAFSVVEQANPPSHLAHISSKDKTVRSFPYQPYYYDEDAAGQRVNVYVVDSGIALDHAEFENRAFPGKDFTNEGSGDTNGHGTHVAGVIGSQTYGVAKKVRIYELKALNGKGHGSLSGILSALDFAVEHRKRKGVRGVINLSLGAFKSTLLNRAIDAAAKTGLVVVVAAGNTNEDACRYSPASASGAITVGAVDEKQMARAFFSNYGSCVDLYAPGVSVSSVHPTSDSPQVLSGTSMAAPAVAGMAASLLSGGISPGEIRTELASLSVAAMAPSSVKGYNRVLYNGLDPSEGNSDESSDDETEEGGFLNPPIDGDALTDQFDLGDTNSDSRGVARTGLQTAVAPLSAFRTPYLDSSHWAGVEGMGHGPDRFFRCYAEEKSSVKTDITKDADTYPTTDPYPAWNPSDQMPVSRNRIGAIMAHLTKVFGFQEDNMKNMYHYLMKMLDSRASRMGPYNALRTLHGDYIGGPNSNFRKWYFASEMDIDDAHGWKHVKLDGTIMKSREKVASYDRAVDQWYKNMSRFSPTDYVTQISLYLLCWGEANNLRFMPECLCFLFKCCNDYYYSLEEQEEPESEIPFLDRIITPIYNTYRDQCFSVDGNLVVRTDKDHSSIIGYDDMNQLFWHRKGIEKIRLKDQTVLMYKSREARYHVLSEVDWSNAFYKTYYESRTWLHIITAFDRVLLIHFCMFWYYTSFNSKPLYTYDYSIARGNEPPPQATLTVMSLAGSWACLISMVSVSLELFFVPRKWPGARRVDRRIFWLFLLLIVNTTPMAALFFTSMLRVKDTLAIVITSIQFLFSIGVVLYLVFKTHADQFGAKPNGRVALACEVFTSDFCKLVYPDKLASYALWVCVFTSKFVESYFYLTLSLKDPLRELFIMRVNRCVGDQWIGSWLCNAQPKVILLLILILDFNLFVLDTYLWYVIWNTTISVLRSFYLGASIWTPWRNVFSRLPKRIGSKILATTNNNKQNKKISVSKVWNSIIIAMYREHFLSIEQVHRLIYEISNSDDVEPDMVLWEPTFFVSQEDDSLRNTLLQDNSEAQRRITFFAQSLSTPMPDIREVKAMPSFTVLIPHYTEKIILSLQEIIKEEDRFSHVTMLEYLKQLHPSEWANFVWDTKQMAEENDSLDSQPNLTSPEKLDESPYYSVGFKTATPEYVTRTRIWASLRSQTLYRTVSGFMNYTRSLKLLSDIEISKDHTSDSNDESKLRLINEMAARKFRIIVSMQRYKKFTDEERESTEYLMRAYPELEIAYIDEERDDDGKTLFFSCLVNGTCPVSEKGERSPIYRIKLSGNPILGDGKSDNQNHALIFVRGEYLQLIDANQDSYIEECLKIRNTLAEFEELRIPDPYNSQARRAISTNPVAIVGSREYVFSENIGVLGDVAAGKEQTFGTLFARTLSQNGGKLHYGHPDFLNTIFMCTRGGVSKSQKGLHLNEDIYAGMTAIIRGGRIKHCEYIQCGKGRDLGFSSISNFITKIGAGMGEQLLSREYFYLGTQLPLDRFLSFYYAHAGFHLNNVCIALSIQMFLLVGINIAALANDSSICEYNKHKPLTDPRRPHNCLNLVPVIRWLERCIYSIFVVFIISFIPLGVQEITERGFYKCFTRLGKHIISLSPLFEVFVCKIYAKSIMRDIAVGGAQYIATGRGFATKRESFSSLFTRFANESLGSGAFSLLLVVYISISWWKFPFIYFWMTVLAMLISPFLFNPNQYSKTEFFLDYLEYLRWLFRGNTQATSESWIIHTKIARSRFTGLKSKLKYGEDDVRFTSEVKPTRINIIMLNIVPEVVSLGFVGCAYLFANAQAEARNATPSNAILRILFVSVAPICVNIGLLLTFFVISVLLGPIITLSFKGFPSLIAATTHILALLNQIFFVELLWVLQNLDISRTLLGIACMVLIQRILLRFMNAMMLTREFRHNKSNQAWWSGKWVNAELGWLTLTQPIREFVCKISEPTYFSVDLAVGHIVFYLQLPIIFCPFANTWHSLMLLWVKPGSQIRRQLLSKRQRARQRAAVTWSAFVFVVNFLIFAGLIITPLVANKAYNVDLGGLLPDVLQDIRQPEYFRLKRKAW; encoded by the exons ATGTCTCATGATCACTCGTTTCCTAAAGCTCAAAGACTCAAAGAGTTCGTAGGGAAGCAGTTCAAGATCGGCCGCCTTCACGGCTTCGCAGGAAACTTCACCGCTTCTGCTTTGGAGAGGCTTCGACAGTCGCCTATGGTTGCTGACATCACTCCTGACGTGGAGATCCAGGCATTTTCCGTGGTTGAACAGGCCAATCCTCCTTCGCACTTGGCCCACATATCCAGTAAAGACAAGACGGTGAGAAGCTTTCCTTACCAGCCATATTACTACGACGAAGACGCCGCGGGGCAAAGAGTGAACGTGTATGTTGTGGACCTGGGCATTGCTCTAGATCATGCTGAGTTCGAGAACAGAGCGTTTCCTGGGAAAGACTTCACCAACGAAGGTAGTGGTGACACAAACGGACACGGAACCCACGTCGCCGGAGTGATAGGATCACAAACGTACGGAGTGGCCAAGAAGGTTCGAATATACGAGTTGAAAGCACTCAATGGTAAAGGTCATGGCTCTCTTAGTGGTATCCTCAGTGCGCTAGACTTCGCCGTAGAGCACAGAAAACGCAAGGGAGTCCGTGGGGTCATCAACCTTTCACTTGGAGCATTCAAGAGCACGTTGCTCAACAGAGCCATCGATGCAGCGGCAAAAACAGGATTGGTCGTGGTGGTGGCTGCTGGAAACACCAACGAGGACGCTTGTAGGTACTCCCCAGCAAGTGCCAGCGGCGCTATCACCGTGGGAGCAGTGGACGAGAAGCAGATGGCCAGAGCCTTCTTCCTGAACTATGGCAGCTGTGTTGACTTGTACGCTCCAGGGGTTAGCGTGTCGAGTGTACACCCGACAAGCGACAGTCCACAAGTGTTGTCAGGAACCTCAATGGCTGCACCAGCAGTGGCTGGAATGGCAGCATCGCTTCTTTCTGGAGGAATTTCACCTGGTGAGATCAGAACAGAGCTAGCCCTGTTGTCAGTGGCGGCAATGGCTCCTCTGCTGGTAAAAGGCTACAATAGGGTGTTGTACAATGGGCTTGATCCGAGTGAGGGTAATAGTGACGAAAGCAGCGACGATGAAACAGAAGAAGGTGGTTTTCTCA ATCCACCTATTGACGGTGACGCGTTGACAGACCAGTTTGATTTGGGCGATACCAACAGTGACCTGAGAGGTGTTGCACGGACTGGACTCCAGACGGCCGTGGCGCCATTGTCGGCGTTTCGAACCCCGTACCTCGACTCGTCCCATTGGGCTGGCGTCGAGGGAATGGGCCACGGGCCTGATCGCTTCTTTCGGTGCTACgctgaagagaagctgTCTGTCAAAACCGACATCACGAAAGATGCTGATACATATCCCACTACTGATCCGTACCCTGCGTGGAATCCTTCTGACCAGATGCCTGTTTCTCGTAACAGAATTGGTGCCATCATGGCTCACTTAACTAAGGTGTTTGGCTTCCAGGAAGATAACATGAAAAATATGTATCActacttgatgaagatgttaGACTCCAGAGCTTCCCGTATGGGGCCTTACAACGCATTGCGGACCCTCCATGGTGATTACATTGGCGGGCCGAACTCCAACTTTCGTAAATGGTACTTCGCCTCCGAAATGGATATCGATGATGCTCATGGTTGGAAACACGTCAAATTAGACGGCACTATAATGAAGTCCAGAGAAAAGGTTGCCTCGTACGATAGAGCCGTCGACCAATGGTACAAAAATATGCTGAGATTCTCACCAACGGATTACGTTACCCAAATCTCGCTTTACTTGTTATGCTGGGGCGAAGCAAACAACTTGCGATTTATGCCAGAGTGtctttgcttcttgttTAAGTGCTGCAATGACTATTACTATTCTCTCGAGGAGCAAGAAGAGCCCGAAAGCGAGATTCCGTTTTTAGATCGCATCATAACACCCATTTACAACACTTATAGAGATCAATGCTTCAGTGTGGATGGAAATCTTGTGGTAAGAACTGATAAAGATCACTCCTCCATAATTGGATACGATGACATGAATCAACTCTTTTGGCATAGAAAAGGTATTGAGAAGATTCGCTTGAAGGATCAAACTGTTCTCATGTATAAAAGTCGTGAAGCCCGTTACCATGTGCTTTCCGAGGTCGACTGGAGTAACGCCTTTTACAAGACCTACTATGAAAGTCGGACTTGGCTTCATATTATAACAGCATTTGACAGAGTGCTTTTGATTCACTTCTGTATGTTTTGGTACTATACATCGTTCAATTCGAAACCACTTTACACTTACGACTACTCCATTGCTCGTGGAAACGAACCTCCTCCTCAAGCAACACTCACCGTCATGTCTCTTGCTGGTTCCTGGGCATGTCTCATCTCGATGGTTAGCGTTCTGCTTGAGTTATTTTTCGTCCCCAGAAAGTGGCCTGGTGCTCGTCGTGTTGATCGTCGCATATTTTGGTTGTTCCTTTTGCTCATTGTCAACACTACTCCAATGGCTGCATTATTTTTTACTTCAATGCTCAGAGTGAAGGACACGTTGGCGATTGTTATAACCTCcattcaatttttgttttctattGGTGTCGTGCTATACTTAGTCTTCAAAACCCATGCAGATCAATTCGGCGCCAAACCAAATGGAAGGGTTGCACTTGCTTGTGAAGTATTTACCTCTGACTTTTGCAAGCTCGTGTACCCAGATAAGCTAGCCTCATATGCGCTTTGGGTATGTGTCTTTACATCGAAGTTTGTGGAGTCTTACTTCTATCTTACTCTCTCTTTGAAAGATCCTTTGCGAGAACTATTCATCATGCGGGTTAACAGATGTGTTGGAGATCAATGGATAGGCTCATGGCTATGCAATGCCCAGCCAAAAGTCATACTTTTGTTGATCCTTATTTTGGACTTCAATTTATTTGTGTTGGATACCTATCTATGGTATGTCATCTGGAACACAACGATATCCGTTCTTAGATCATTCTACCTTGGAGCATCTATCTGGACGCCTTGGAGAAACGTCTTTTCACgtcttccaaaaagaatAGGGTCAAAGATTCTTGCAACAACCAATAACAATaagcaaaacaaaaaaatactGGTATCAAAGGTATGGAATTCAATCATAATTGCCATGTATCGAGAGCATTTTTtgtcaattgagcaagTGCATCGTTTGATTTACGAGATTTCAAACTCCGATGACGTTGAACCTGATATGGTATTATGGGAGCCAACATTCTTTGTATCACAAGAGGATGACTCCCTTAGAAATACCCTTTTGCAAGACAACTCCGAGGCTCAACGAAGGatcaccttctttgctCAATCACTCTCGACTCCCATGCCCGACATACGAGAAGTGAAGGCCATGCCTTCATTTACAGTTCTTATTCCACATTACACCGAAAAGATTATATTGCTGTTGCAGGAAATTATTAAGGAGGAAGATAGGTTTTCCCATGTTACAATGTTGGAGTATCTCAAGCAGCTTCACCCTTCCGAGTGGGCTAATTTTGTGTGGGATACTAAGCAGatggcagaagaaaatgacTCACTTGACTCTCAACCGAACTTGACTTCTCCtgaaaagcttgatgagTCTCCATACTACTCTGTTGGGTTCAAGACAGCTACGCCTGAGTATGTTACACGTACAAGAATATGGGCTTCTCTCAGATCCCAGACACTTTACCGAACTGTTTCAGGCTTCATGAACTACACGAGATCATTGAAGCTTTTGTCAGACATAGAAATCAGCAAAGACCACACGTCTGATCTGAATGACGAGTCGAAATTGCGACTTATCAACGAGATGGCTGCCCGCAAATTTCGAATAATAGTATCGATGCAGAGATACAAAAAGTTCACAGACGAAGAAAGGGAGAGCACTGAGTACTTGATGAGGGCGTACCCAGAACTTGAGATTGCTTATATCGACgaagaaagagatgatgatggaaaaACCTTATTCTTCTCATGTTTAGTGAACGGTACTTGTCCAGTTCTGGAAAAGGGTGAGAGATCGCCCATCTATCGTATAAAGTTGTCTGGTAATCCCATCTTGGGCGACGGCAAATCTGATAACCAAAACCATGCCCTTATATTTGTTCGAGGAGAATACCTTCAGCTCATTGATGCAAATCAAGACAGCTACATCGAAGAATGTCTTAAAATCAGAAACACATTGGCTGAATTCGAAGAGCTAAGGATTCCTGATCCATACAACCTGCAAGCGAGAAGGGCTATTAGTACGAATCCCGTTGCGATTGTTGGCCTGAGAGAATATGTTTTCTCGGAAAATATTGGAGTTCTAGGCGATGTTGCTGCCGGAAAGGAGCAAACTTTCGGGACTCTTTTCGCCAGAACTCTTTCTCAGAATGGGGGTAAATTACATTACGGACATCCAGATTTCCTCAATACCATATTCATGTGTACTAGAGGTGGTGTTTCCAAGTCTCAAAAGGGTTTACATTTGAATGAAGACATCTACGCCGGAATGACTGCCATTATAAGGGGAGGTCGGATCAAACATTGCGAGTATATTCAGTGTGGAAAAGGTAGAGATCTTGGCTTCAGCTCAATTCTGAACTTCATCACTAAGATTGGAGCAGGTATGGGTGAGcagcttctttcaagagAGTACTTTTATCTTGGAACACAACTTCCCCTTGATAGGTTTCTCTCGTTTTATTATGCTCATGCTGGATTTCATTTAAACAATGTCTGCATTGCGTTATCCATTCAAATGTTCCTCCTAGTTGGTATCAATATCGCTGCGTTGGCCAATGATTCTTCAATATGTGAGTACAACAAGCACAAGCCTCTTACGGATCCCCGTCGTCCTCACAATTGCTTGAACCTCGTGCCGGTGATCCGTTGGTTAGAAAGATGCATTTACTCTATATTtgtcgtcttcatcatctcaTTCATTCCTCTAGGTGTTCAGGAGATTACTGAACGAGGATTCTACAAGTGCTTTACCAGACTAGGGAAGCACATCATTTCCCTTTCACCATTGTTCGAAGTCTTTGTCTGCAAGATATATGCTAAGTCAATCATGAGAGACATTGCTGTTGGTGGTGCTCAATATATTGCGACAGGAAGAGGATTTGCAACGAAAAGAGAGTCATTTTCGAGCCTATTCACAAGATTTGCAAACGAGTCGTTAGGCTCTGGGGCCTTTTCCCTACTTCTTGTGGTTTACATCTCAATATCATGGTGGAAATTCCCATTCATTTATTTCTGGATGACGGTCCTTGCAATGCTTATCAGTccctttctcttcaatccTAATCAATACTCCAAAACAGAGTTTTTTCTAGATTATCTAGAATACTTGAGGTGGTTATTTAGAGGGAACACTCAGGCAACGAGTGAGTCATGGATTATTCATACAAAAATAGCTAGGAGCAGATTCACGGGCTTGAAGCTGAAGTTAAAGTATGGTGAGGATGATGTGAGATTTACTAGTGAGGTGAAGCCCACTCGaatcaacatcatcatgtTAAACATCGTTCCTGAGGTAGTCAGCCTTGGATTTGTCGGATGTGCTTACCTATTTGCGAATGCACAAGCTGAGGCGAGGAACGCTACACCCAGCAACGCAATTTTGAGAATACTCTTTGTTTCTGTGGCTCCCATCTGCGTGAACATTggcttgttgttgacgtTCTTTGTGATCTCAGTGCTCCTTGGCCCAATAATTACCTTGTCCTTTAAAGGATTTCCCAGCTTAATCGCAGCCACAACACATATTCTAGCCTTGCTtaatcaaattttttttgttgaactaCTTTGGGTAttgcaaaatcttgatATTTCCCGCACTTTGCTTGGAATTGCTTGTATGGTACTCATTCAGCGGATCCTTCTTAGGTTCATGAATGCGATGATGCTTACTAGAGAGTTCCGCCACAACAAGTCTAATCAGGCGTGGTGGTCAGGAAAATGGGTGAATGCTGAATTGGGATGGTTAACGCTCACTCAGCCGATCCGTGAGTTCGTTTGCAAAATAAGCGAGCCCACTTACTTTAGCGTTGATTTAGCTGTTGGGCATATCGTATTCTACCTTCAGCTCCCAATTATCTTTTGTCCTTTTGCAAATACTTGGCATTCATTGATGCTTTTGTGGGTGAAACCAGGCTCACAAATTAGACGCCAGTTACTTTCAAAAAGGCAAAGAGCTAGGCAACGGGCGGCAGTGACATGGTCAGCCTTTGTCTTTGTCGTGAATTTCCTCATTTTCGCTGGTTTAATTATAACACCGCTCGTGGCTAACAAGGCGTACAACGTCGACCTTGGAGGATTGCTTCCAGATGTGTTGCAAGATATCAGACAGCCCGAGTATTTCCgtctcaaaagaaaagcatgGTGA